From a single Eubalaena glacialis isolate mEubGla1 chromosome 15, mEubGla1.1.hap2.+ XY, whole genome shotgun sequence genomic region:
- the SIGLEC15 gene encoding sialic acid-binding Ig-like lectin 15: MSAMSSRTKAGMLFTVPSGPPLRGGISDNGKNLPLGSFVSTKRDTTRNLLNTELHSAPAQRWSMKVPAEVSAAAGEAAVLPCTFTHPHRHYDGPLTAIWRAGEPYTGPQVFRCAAARSSELCQTALSLHGRFRLLGNPRRNDLSLRVDRLALADDGRYFCRVEFAGDVHDRYESRHGVRLRVTAAPRIVNISVLPGPAHTFHALCTAEGEPPPALAWSGPALGNGSAAVPSPGQDHGHQVTAELPALAHDGRYTCAASNSLGRAEASVYLFRFHGASGASAIALPLGALGLKVLLLLGVLAARAAARRRLEYPVTQDASPRPQAQESNYENLSQMSPQGPPAAVCSP, translated from the exons ATGTCAGCCATGTCCAGCCGTACCAAAGCTGGAATGCTCTTCACCGTACCCAGTGGCCCACCATTGAGAGGAGGAATTTCGGACAATGGGAAGAAT TTACCTCTAGGATCATTTGTGAGCACTAAAAGAGATACCACCAGGAACTTGCTCAACACAGAGCTGCACA GTGCGCCGGCGCAGCGCTGGTCCATGAAGGTGCCGGCTGAGGTGAGTGCGGCGGCGGGCGAGGCGGCAGTGCTGCCCTGCACCTTCACGCACCCGCACCGCCACTACGACGGGCCGCTCACGGCCATCTGGCGCGCGGGCGAGCCGTACACGGGCCCGCAGGTGTTCCGGTGCGCGGCGGCGCGGAGCAGCGAGCTCTGCCAGACGGCGCTCAGCCTGCACGGCCGCTTCCGGCTGCTCGGCAACCCGCGCCGCAATGACCTGTCGCTGCGCGTCGACCGCCTCGCGCTGGCCGACGACGGCCGCTACTTCTGCCGCGTCGAGTTCGCCGGCGACGTCCACGATCGCTACGAGAGCCGCCACGGCGTCCGGCTCCGCGTGACCG CCGCCCCGCGGATCGTCAACATCTCGGTGCTGCCCGGCCCGGCGCACACCTTCCACGCGCTCTGCACGGCTGAAGGGGAGCCGCCGCCCGCCCTCGCCTGGTCCGGCCCGGCCCTGGGCAACGGCTCGGCCGCCGTGCCGAGCCCAGGTCAAGATCACGGCCACCAGGTGACCGCCGAGCTGCCCGCGCTGGCCCACGACGGCCGCTACACGTGCGCGGCCTCCAACAGCCTGGGCCGCGCCGAAGCCAGTGTCTACTTGTTCCGTTTCCACGGCGCCTCCGGGGCCTCGGCAATCGCCCTCCCGCTCGGCGCGCTTGGCCTCAAGGTGCTGCTGCTGCTCGGCGTTCTggccgcccgcgccgccgcccgccgccgcctaG AGTACCCAGTCACCCAGGATGCCTCACCGCG GCCACAAGCTCAGGAGTCCAATTATGAAAATTTGAGCCAGATGAGTCCTCAGGGCCCACCAGCAGCCGTGTGTTCACCTTGA